In Mangifera indica cultivar Alphonso chromosome 7, CATAS_Mindica_2.1, whole genome shotgun sequence, the genomic window GATATGCgtaaagtttgattattttaatagaaaaatatgaatgttcaatttttttaataaaaaaatataggatttctgttatttcaattaaaaaattaataggtcaatacttattataataaaattgtgtatatttaattattattatcatgagattatatgattttgtattaaggataaagttatatataactaaatgtccaattaaatactcaaagttgggttattatatttatatttatttaattttgctaaaatttttattaacatagtATGCAATACTGAGATTCTTTTTTCTAAGACATGATTTAAAACGGCTTTTTTAAGCTCAACCAgtctttcattaattttttttttttttggttgtctcCATCTGTGGGAAGCAAATGGGCAAAGGACATAGAAGCGAGCTTTATCGGGCAGCCCTGAACAACGATTGGGAATCTCTGAAGAAATTATACCAGACAAATGTTAGTTCGCTGTCATCTCCTGTAACGGCCTCCAGGGACAATGCCTTTCACTTGGCGGTGTTCAGCAAAAGTGAAGATCCGCTTcaatttttgcttgaaatttcCAAAGAACATCCTATGGTGAAGTATGgctatttagaaaaaaatgactACGGGAACACGCCTCTTCATGAGGCTGCATTAAATGGGAACCTGAAGGCCGTAAAGGCTTTGGTCACTCATCATCGCAGGCTCATCGCGGAAGATATTGAATATCCACGTGTGGAAGAGCTCCAAGAGGCTGTGAATAAGGATGAAGAAACCCCGCTTTTTCTTGCTGCTGCATTTGGGAAAACAGACGTGGTGAAGTTTTTAGCTGCAACATCATTTGAATCTCACAAAAGATTAATATgccaagaagaaaaaggaaggactgaagaagaagaatattctAAGCTTAAAAATATTCACCGCCAAAACAAGAGGGTAAAGCCCAAACCTAAAGCCTCCAATGAACTGCCTGGGGCGAGTCAAGGTGAAATAACATCAGAGCCAGAGCCTGGTGCCATCAAAGAAGAAACATTCATACAAAAGCGTAATGCCTCCATTCTGGACGTTGCCATCATAGGCCGCCATTTTGGTCTCTATCTCTACTCGCCTAGCTTCTTTACCTTTGctttgaaatgaaatatatattcaacTGATATTTGATgtgctttcttttcaaattttctcagAAACGGCTCTATATTTACTGAAGAAGGATGAATCGCTAGCAGAAATCAAGGCCCTAGAAGGCAGGACCTCTCTTCACCTACTAGCAGCCATGCCCTCAGCTTTCGAAAGTGGATATCAATTTGGCACATGGATCCACAAAGTCATATATTCCTGTAAGAATATTTTTCACCTTTCCATAATTCTATTAAAGATATTGTATGCATAAGGATATGTTAAAAGGACCTTTTGTATACATCTTATTCATTAATTCCTAAAATTTATAGGCCTTCCAATCGGTGATAATgcagatgatgatgaaaaagcTACTACAAAAATTTCCGAaggtaaaaattttcttttgttcgCTTGAGGGATATTCTACATAATTTCTCTCTTCATCACTTTTTTTCATTGAGCACCTTCTTTTCTGCTAAACACAACAGGGTGGCTTAAATTACTGCGAAAAATCTGTGCACTAGTAAGGAGTGACATCTTGGTAGAAAAGAGGAAGCATAAACTTGCTTTCAAACTAGCGAAGACACTGATAACAAAAGATTCTTCTTGGGATGAAATCATTCCGTTTGATAAAGACCAGTCTTCAGAAGGAGATTATAAGGCAATCCCGTTATTGCTGGCGACTGAAAAAGGAATAGTAGAAATTGTGAACGAGATACTAAAAATATATCCCCAGCTGGTTGAGCATTGCAATGATCTGGGTCAGAACATACTGCATGTGGCAATTAAGCACCGTCGAAAGGATATCTTCaatcatgtgaaaaatatgaaaatgccaaTGACAAGGTTAGTCGGAAAGGTTGACAAGAATGGCTACACCATTTTACACCGTGCTGCAGACATGGAGACACAGACTGCAAAGCTTCACCCAACAGGACCTGTATACAAACTCCAGGAAGAGATAAAGTGGTACAAAGTAAGCCCCCTAGCTCTTTCTTCTACAAGATTTTTACCTAATAAACGTGTTTATATTTAAGTTATGTTTCTATATATGCAGCGTGTAAAGAAGATCACGCCCTCCCACTACGCCATGTTTTGCGAAGAGCTATTCAATTCGAAGCACGATACACTACTCAAGGATGCACAGGAATGGATAAAAGAGACTTCTGAGTCTTGCACTGTAGTGGCTGTTCTCGTTGCTACAGTGGTCTTTGCAGCTGCGTACACTGTGCCTGGAGGTTCTAATGAACAGGGGTATCCAGTTTTCCGCAACAGCGCTCTCTTCTTGCTTTTCACAGTCATGGACGTTGTTGCTTTGGCCTGCTCCTTAACCTCCGTTGTAATGTTCTTGTCCATCCTCACATCGCCTTATACGTATCATGAATTCCACCGCAAACTCCCCAACGCACTCACAATAGGCTTCGCCTTGCTCTTCATTTCATTGACTACAACAATGATTGCATTCGCAGCAACATTATTGCTCATAATTCGTTCGGAAAAGCCACATTGGACCACCACTCTCATTTATACTGCTGCATTTCTTCCTGTCAGCATATTTGCACTCACGCGTTTTCCCATGTATGCTGCATTTGAGAAAACTTTGCTCAAGTTGTATAATAGATTGTCTAAGAATTGGGGTGCCACAAAGTCTCCACTGCCCAAGAAGTCAGCTTCCAGACAGGGCAGACCAAGCAGCTCCTAAACAAACCGAATCGCACACAAAGCAGCTTAAGAACGATGGTCAATTGTCTGAGGAGAGTGTTAACGATAATAAGCCCAAGCTCCCAGTCTGAGATTTATATTAGTTGAGGTTGATAAGCGTACAAGATATTACAAACTAGTGTGACTCAAGTGAAGAGTGAGTGTCAAATAAGGGAGTATTTTACTCttattctgttaaaatttgatgtcaaacaagagaatattttactttttgttctaataaaattttatgcaagtagtatgtgttttttaagaatataaatttaaaatatttaatgtatttttatcatgtttaataaCATGCTTATTTTCCAAGTACCGGTTGTCTccatatattaattcatatccTGTGACTCTAACTGAATTCAATATTAGAGGCTTGTATAATTTCTCCATATAATACTACTTTTTATTCTCCGatagaataattaattacagTGCCAAATTAGATGGTCATGTTTCTGAGTCATTCAAACCCATGTGTTACTCACAAATCTAAGAGAAGAGGATTGGTTTCCATCTAAGAGAACcagaaaattatgataatataagtAATCTATTAGGCGGGCTCATGGCGTTAGGAGAGAGCTTCCTTGATGAACACAAACACACTGCCTGCGTTTCCCCCGGAAATATGAAGCTCTTCATCCAGTTTTGTTGTTAGTAACCAAGACTGCACATCGCTGTTAGAGATTGAGATGAAGCTGTATCTTGGACTGAAGTAAACAAGCCTTTCAATGGGGAAAAGTCAATCTTTTGTCCCAGAAATTCGTCATTGTCAGGTAAAACCATAGAGTCTGATACCATTGTTAGGTAAAACTATGGAGTCTGATATCTGAGGAGTCTCGATGATGCCTTCTTCAAACTTCATCTAAACACAGAGAAATGAAATGGCCAATTAGAGATGAACCCAGACttacaaatgtcaaatgcaTTCAGAGATGGCAAAGGCCCAACCTTGACACCCTTGGGACTTCGAACTTCATATTTGGCATGGTTATTAATGGAGGTTGTAGCCAATGGCCACACATTTTGAAAGTCAGTTTCTTAGATAGGGTTGGGGATAGAATCGAATCgaattgattcaaactcaattatCAATTTAACTTGAATGACTCAAAACAAGTGTAGTTTTGGTGAGTTTGAACCTAACGATTGATGTTGTACTCAAAATCAGACTTAAACTTGAGGATGTTGAGCTCACTAAATTCATGAGCTTAGAAGAGTTTAATTTGGTTACAACAAAAGGGTTTTGATCCATTTtgacttaattatattaaatccaCCTCTTGATAGGGTGAATATCCAGGTCTGATCAAGGACCAGTTTATATTGTCTCCAATCCCAAAAAATCATCTGACGCTTGACCTGCCacaactcaaactaaactataaaataatttaacttaataTTTCATTCAAACCACTAAAACTTGACTGCCCAATTTCAAATAACagattatatgatatatcatcctaaataaatcaaagattcaaatcaaatcaagcgCTAGCAAACCATAAAAATACCCGATATTTAAAATACCCAAATTCAATCCCTTCGCCATAATTTTCCCACAAACCATAAAAGGGAAACAAAGACTTACGCAAGAATCCATTTGCTGTTAAGCAAAGTTAACGCCTCAGTTGGTGCGGGAGTCGGATTCTTAGCTTCAAGCTGTCTAATAAGCTCGACAGTCTCCGTTCTCGTTTCGCTAGTCGCCGTCAACCCACGATCGGTCCTATAGAACGAATCAATTAACGCCTTCTTCAAGTTATTAATCTCCGTCACATCTATGGGCTTCTCCTCCTCTATTAAGGCCACGGCGGTACCTTCGTCCTCCTTATCGGGACACCATTCGTCATCGTCCACGGCCCAAGCCACGACCACCGGTCTTGCTTTCAGCTACTTCTTAGTGATTCTCTGCGAAATCTTGGCCGAGTTCAGAGGAAGAATCGAAGGCTTCACAGTAATGAGATGCTGATGAGGTGGCATTAAAGAAAGGGTTTTGCATGGGAATTGAGTGAGTTGAGAGAGTAAAGCCATTGACTCTTCAGTTTGTCCATTACGATGAGAAGTCTGAAAATAGATGAGCAGGCGGCGGGCCAGAGACACCAAGGGCACTAGGTTTTGTAATAGGCCAAAAAGctagttcccacccaaggttttgcgCAAGTGCAAAGTTacattagttaatttttaaaagagcaatgctatgtgtacctatttttggtatataatttatgtatacagtgatgtgtcatcatgtaattaggtaattttaaaatatgtgtcattatatgataaagaaacattcaatcacatgataacacctcatctgtgtatataaattgtataccaaaaatatatatacatagttttattgtttttagaaACCCAATcatatgacaaattttattattattatcaaagataaaattattttattaaaaatattaaaaaaattaaaattttatcacatttcttaatttaaaaatttaacattttttattcatttttgaaAAGTGCTCGTTTTTCCCTTATAGTTTTTTTCTGCTTATCTTTGAGAACCATTCGCCATATCTAACATTTTGCTCTTTCCCTCTTGCTTTCTCCCTCCCTTTTGATCACTCTCTGTTTCCTCTTTAACCCTTTTCGTCTCCTACAAAAACAATTGGAGAACGAAGGAAGAGTGATCAATCAGAGATGACAAATTGTTATCAGAGATAAagatctaaaaactaaaagtttgggGGTTGTATATAAGAAAAAGATGAGAGTTTATAATCCTCaaattgagagagaaaaaattagtttttaaatttgagaaatataaaattatgtgatagaaatgaaaattttaaaatttaagagtaatcttttaataaaatttttagataataattttattttgataataataataaaatttaataaataaatacatttttaaaaattaacaaatataaggaaatttacactaaactttgggtggaaataagtattttggcctttGTAATTTCCCAATGAGTCTGGATGAAACTTTGGGATCAGGACTTCGTCTTAgattcaatatttttgtttctttagaTTGTGAGGGCAATATTGGGTTTAGAAGGGTGGAGTCCAAATGAATTGGGTTATTGACATGTGGATGTTAAATCGAGATGTGAGGTAAGGAACGATTTGTATTTTATTCAGAATTACTTAGTAATGTAACAGCACAATCATGTTGCTTGTGTTgtgtgagaaaaaaattaaggcctagaattttcttttctgattgGACAATAGAATATCCTGCTAGTTAGTTAGTGTGTCAtggatttaaatcgaattaaatttaaataaaaacttactcaaactatatttaaaattaaaatatgaaattttagtttaatttgaccGAATGATGAATATTAacattataaatgatattaaattgtaaaaaaaaaagataataattaaaaaccataaaaaaataagaaaaaacttaaaaaatagaaGAGTTTCAATAAGCTTTGAACTCATATTAAGCTATCAAATTGTAACTTAAGTTGGACCACCACTATCATTTATGCTactacatttttttctcttagcaTTTTTACACTCACacaatttcttatttatgtTGCATTTGAGAAAACTTTACTCAAAGTTGTATCATAATTTGTCTAAGACTTTGCATGTCACAAAGCCTCCACTACACACAGCAACTTCAGAACAAAGTTAATTGTCATCATAACAAGCCTAGGCTCCCCAGTCTGAGGGATTTATATAAGTTGCTCTAAGGTTAAACAAAAGACGATAATATGTCTCTAATCCAATAGATATTACAAATGAGAGCAAATTCTGTTTCTATTATTTTGGGTTTGACCAAGTTAAGTATAAGagtcaaataaaagaatattttagtctattttaatataattttatgcaaatGGTGGGTGTCTTTTAGATGGTATGTTATGTTGAgtctataaattcaaaacatttaatctatttttaccaTGCTTCAATAAGATTTTTAGCTTATTTTCCAAATATTAATTCtcttcatatattaatttttatcatttctttacTTCAGAAACTTTTATTGAATTCAGTATTAGAGGCTTgtataatttttacatatatatttcaatttctatTCGCCAactgaataattaattaatagtacCAAATCATACAATCATGTTTTTGAGTCATTCAAACCCAAGAGTTATTACACAAATCCAAGAGAAAAGTGATATTCATACAAGGGAACTAGAAACTTATTGGGCGGATTCATGGCATCAAGAGAGAGCTTCCTTCCTTGATAAAGTATTTTGTGAACACAAACCCATGAGTAGAGAAAGGCAAGAGGTAAGAcacaaagagagaagaaagcAAAGAGACAGTGAAAGGATCACTAAAGTTATTGCATGGTAGCCATAGAAGAGTCCTCTTATGATCCGAGAGAAGAATTCACAGCTTCCATGGTTGAGAAGATATTGGCAAACCGAATTGAAGAAGCCAAATATTTTTGAAGGCTGTTGAATTATTATATGTCTATGAACTCCAAGGAGTATCATGGGATTATACTTGAGGTTTTTTATGGCGTTGTACTAGTTTGTTTTGTAAATGTCattgagattatttttaaaattaatttagaaactATAGCCTTATTTTTCAATGAGCATGCATGCTTGTAAGAATATTATTACCAATGCTAGAAAAACGTTAAACCAGTAGATTAGAAAATCATAGTTTGCGATACACAATTGTGCGAAATAGCCACACGTCTGTGTATCCTcttgtaaaaaaaaactttacaaGAGCAGTTGTGCATTCGTTCTGAGGAAATATTTTATATAGTCATATGGTATGAGACATATATCCGTGTGTGATCTCCCTAAAAGTGAATGATCATGTCAAGTGAAAGAACAATCATGTTTGGTTATAACATTAGCAGTGGTCAATGCAAGGttgatcataataaaaaattagagggATGCCCATCTCTAATAGAGTACACATCTCTGTAAGGCTTATG contains:
- the LOC123221475 gene encoding ankyrin repeat-containing protein NPR4-like gives rise to the protein TTGWLKLLRKICALVRSDILVEKRKHKLAFKLAKTLITKDSSWDEIIPFDKDQSSEGDYKAIPLLLATEKGIVEIVNEILKIYPQLVEHCNDLGQNILHVAIKHRRKDIFNHVKNMKMPMTRLVGKVDKNGYTILHRAADMETQTAKLHPTGPVYKLQEEIKWYKRVKKITPSHYAMFCEELFNSKHDTLLKDAQEWIKETSESCTVVAVLVATVVFAAAYTVPGGSNEQGYPVFRNSALFLLFTVMDVVALACSLTSVVMFLSILTSPYTYHEFHRKLPNALTIGFALLFISLTTTMIAFAATLLLIIRSEKPHWTTTLIYTAAFLPVSIFALTRFPMYAAFEKTLLKLYNRLSKNWGATKSPLPKKSASRQGRPSSS